A region of Colletotrichum higginsianum IMI 349063 chromosome 10, whole genome shotgun sequence DNA encodes the following proteins:
- a CDS encoding Centromere binding protein B, which translates to MSDQDHTQDVHHDAAGHELHHQPPQPDVLPGGPGPDGTESPASTAKERSSLSLDQRRALRRWANAQTIRPSHKACIDWFYNQYGQHISQSTVSHSLSPKYSRLDGDNPQLSGSRLRFGNWPDVEKLVLRWYQQVQATGRHPTNEELGEKAKAIFTALPRYKEETPPEFSPGWIHRFKKRYGLLIRRQRRHGDSGINPAEDISYLADCVPRLMALSADTSPTAIREAILRSIGVETTLQVCALVRDEVLRRLSAGTGTGPANPISPSSAAAVQTPDPHSADTSMVPPPGTDTPMYGDEDPDIVLQNALRQLQQEEAEAEATAAAAREEREQRERAQGTAAAALATPAIQRATSTASRFVPSTPELNLTPIKNDDPVSANERPLRCPFCVNQRMLRTIKEAVEHMSTHVVV; encoded by the coding sequence ATGTCGGACCAAGATCACACCCAGGACGTAcaccacgacgccgccggccacgaACTCCACCACCAGCCGCCCCAGCCCGACGTCctccccggcggccccgggCCTGATGGCACCGAGAGCCCCGCCTCCACCGCTAAGGAGCGCTCTTCCCTCTCGCTCGACCAGCGCCGCGCCCTCCGCCGCTGGGCCAACGCGCAGACCATCCGGCCGAGCCACAAGGCCTGCATCGACTGGTTCTATAACCAGTACGGCCAGCACATCTCCCAGTCCACAGTCTCCCACTCCCTGAGTCCCAAGTACTCCCGTCTCGATGGTGACAACCCCCAGCTGAGCGGCTCACGTCTGCGCTTCGGCAACTGGCCCGATGTTGAGAAGCTCGTCCTGCGCTGGTATCAGCAGGTCCAGGCCACCGGCCGCCACCCCACCAACGAAGAGCTCggcgagaaggccaaggccatctTCACCGCCCTGCCACGATACAAGGAAGAGACGCCTCCCGAGTTCTCCCCCGGCTGGATCCACCGCTTCAAGAAGCGCTATGGTCTGCTcatccgccgccagcgccgccatggcgacAGTGGCATCAACCCGGCCGAGGACATCAGTTACCTCGCCGACTGCGTCCCGCGCCTCATGGCTCTCTCCGCCGACACCAGCCCCACCGCCATCCGTGAGGCCATCCTCCGCTCCATCGGCGTTGAGACGACCCTGCAAGTCTGCGCCCTCGTGCGCGACGAGGTTCTTCGCCGTCTAagcgccggcaccggcactgGCCCCGCGAACCCCATCTCCCCTTCCTCTGCCGCTGCCGTACAGACGCCCGACCCTCACAGCGCCGACACCAGCATGGTCCCGCCCCCAGGGACAGACACCCCCATGTACGGCGACGAAGACCCGGACATTGTGCTACAGAACGCACTGCGTCAGCTACAGcaggaagaggccgaggctgaGGCCACGGCTGCCGCGGCAAGGGAGGAGCGGGAGCAGCGCGAACGCGCCCagggcaccgccgccgctgccctcgCGACGCCTGCCATCCAGAGGGCCACGTCCACCGCCTCGCGCTTCGTCCCCTCGACTCCCGAGCTCAACCTGACGCCCATCAAGAACGACGATCCGGTCTCCGCTAACGAGCGCCCCTTGCGCTGCCCCTTTTGCGTAAACCAGAGGATGCTCCGGACCATCAAAGAGGCCGTCGAGCACATGTCCACTCACGTTGTCGTCTGA
- a CDS encoding Thymidylate synthase — protein sequence MAPTAVESVTMPSPENAPKQNGSVPTKRHEEYQYLNLVREILEEGEHRPDRTGTGTYSIFAPTPLKFSLNKDGEPLLPLLTTKRVFLRAVIAELLWFIEGNTSSLALSEAGVKIWDGNGSREFLDSVGLTHREIGDLGPVYGFQWRHFGAEYVDSKTDYTGQGVDQLAEVIHKLKTNPYDRRILLSAWNPADLKKMALPPCHMFAQFYVSYPRARGASTQEKTKGHLHCQLYQRSCDMGLGVPFNIASYALLTHMIARACDLVPGSLTHVMGDAHVYADHVDALKVQLEREPRDFPLLEINNRDAGCSIDGWKVEDFVVKGYDPHKTIAMKMSV from the exons ATGGCACCCACCGCAGTCGAATCCGTCACCATGCCTTCCCCCGAGAACGCCCCGAAACAGAACGGCTCTGTCCCGACCAAGCGCCACGAGGAATATCAATACCTTAACCTCGTCCGcgagatcctcgaggagggcgaacACCGACCAGACAG AACCGGCACCGGAACCTACTCTATCTTCGCACCAACTCCTCTCAAGTTTTCCCTCaacaaggacggcgagccTCTGCTTCCCCTCCTCACCACGAAGCGCGTCTTCCTccgcgccgtcatcgccgagctgctgTGGTTCATCGAAGGCAACACATCCTCTCTCGCCCTGAGCGAGGCGGGCGTCAAGATCTGGGACGGCAACGGCTCGCGGGAGTTCCTAGACAGCGTCGGCCTCACGCACCGCGAgatcggcgacctcggccccGTGTACGGCTTCCAATGGAGGCATTTCGGCGCCGAGTACGTCGATTCCAAGACGGATTACACGGGCCAGGGTGTCGACCAGCTCGCCGAAGTCATCCACAAGCTCAAGACAAACCCCTATGACCGCCGCATCCTCCTGAGCGCGTGGAACCCCGCCGAcctgaagaagatggcccTCCCCCCATGCCACATGTTTGCGCAGTTCTACGTTTCGTACCCACGGGCCCGCGGCGCAAGTACGCAAGAGAAGACCAAGGGCCACCTGCACTGCCAGCTGTACCAGCGGTCCTGCGATATGGGCCTCGGTGTGCCCTTCAACATCGCCAGCTACGCTTTGCTAACGCACATGATTGCGCGCGCGTGCGACCTCGTCCCCGGCAGCCTGACGCACGTCATGGGCGACGCGCACGTCTACGCCGACCACGTCGATGCACTCAAGGTGCAGCTGGAGCGCGAACCCAGGGATTTCCCCTTGCTGGAGATCAACAACAGGGACGCCGGGTGTAGCATTGACGGATGGAAGGTTGAAGACTTTGTGGTCAAGGGATACGACCCGCATAAGACGATTGCAATGAAGATGTCTGTGTGA
- a CDS encoding EAP30/Vps36 family protein — translation MFLKHIDLTTALRPSYLPDEVLLFVQDNVGLYEGNAKLPLQQNGQVYLTSHRVCYVDKAEPRKHSVALDLKDIDSYEFYAGFLKSSAKITLKPKPLKRSSLQTRASAISSPGRPGTGSPARSDSPYRPPPEPASAATWVCTICTFSNPVPSNFDPTTANIHTPLPPCLACGIKPTLAHVLKASITNATSRTPAGPSSPTVSSPLSMGPWSTSTRSGDTGSLPPWPAASNINGTPHKPADPSTTFQCPRCTFLNHPSLLSCEICGAPLISQDLPQTKAQEQTQRTESPGPVSNSATPGQDTAENIKISFRGGGEKIFYERLKGALTQRKWLLQGAPPVPKSNRTIDDNGAIVRTPSAAPERPKGVGIAGLEQRGLDMRKNNEVMIGSAFEDLDALMASAKEIVALAERFARQNGGSGAEANALLAESASQLGLVTTKDIVGGSSSETLYLSELSRNLAEFLTDDARGVLKKAGGIINLVDLWAMFNRARGGVELVSPMDFEKAAQMWESLKLPVRLRKFKSGVLVVQSSERTDETTIKALVSWLDDLHEFPPEKELAWDWRQFGRGVTARDAAERFGWSIGVAEEELEMAEERGVLCREDGIEGLKFWKNYIDTGDAKHRRRRRHHEEDEVVKALRESGLM, via the exons ATGTTTCTAAAACACATCGACCTCACGACCGCTCTCCGGCCTTCCTACTTACCGGATGAAGTATTGTTGTTCGTCCAAGACAATGTCGGGCTATACGAGGG AAATGCCAAGCTTCCCCTACAGCAGAATGGCCAGGTCTACTTGACGTCTCACCGAGTCTGCTacgtcgacaaggccgagcCGCGCAAGCATtccgtcgccctcgacctcaaagATATCGATTCATACGAGTTCTATGCCGGGTTTCTCAAATCATCCGCGAAGATCACTCTGAAACCCAAGCCATTGAAGCGCTCGTCGCTACAAACGAGAGCGTCTGCGATATCTTCTCCGGGGAGACCTGGCACTGGGTCTCCTGCCCGATCAGACAGTCCCTACCGACCACCACCGGAACCAGCGAGTGCTGCAACCTGGGTCTGCACCATCTGCACCTTTTCGAACCCGGTCCCGTCCAACTTTGATCCAACAACGGCGAACATCCACACGCCATTACCGCCATGCCTTGCTTGCGGCATTAAGCCGACGCTGGCGCACGTGCTGAAGGCCTCCATCACCAACGCGACGAGCCGCACCCCGGCGGGGCCTTCAAGCCCCACGGTCAGCTCTCCTCTGTCGATGGGCCCGTGGTCTACATCCACCAGGTCAGGCGACACGGGGTCTCTGCCTCCTTGGCCCGCCGCTTCGAACATCAACGGCACACCGCATAAACCGGCCGACCCGAGCACAACCTTTCAGTGCCCTCGGTGCACGTTCCTGAACCACCCTTCCTTGCTATCCTGTGAGATATGCGGGGCTCCCCTGATATCGCAAGATCTCCCCCAGACGAAGGCGCAAGAACAGACCCAAAGAACAGAGTCGCCAGGGCCGGTCTCGAACTCGGCTACACCAGGCCAGGATACCGCCGAAAACATCAAGATTTCCTTTCGCGGCGGTGGGGAGAAGATATTCTACGAGCGGCTGAAAGGAGCGCTGACGCAGAGGAAGTGGCTGCTGCAAGGAGCGCCGCCGGTTCCGAAGAGCAACCGGACGATCGATGACAACGGTGCCATTGTACGGACGCCTTCCGCCGCTCCCGAACGTCCCAAGGGCGTTGGTATCGCCGGGCTGGAACAGCGCGGGCTCGACATGCGAAAGAATAACGAGGTGATGATCGGCAGCGCTTTCGAGGACTTGGACGCCCTCATGGCATCGGCCAAGGAAATTGTGGCTCTCGCAGAAAGATTCGCGCGACagaacggcggcagcggtgcCGAGGCCAACGCTCTCCTGGCCGAGTCGGCGAGTCAGCTCGGGCTTGTAACCACAAAAGACATTgtgggcggcagcagctccgAGACGCTGTACCTGTCTGAGCTGTCGAGGAATCTAGCAGAGTTTCTAACGGACGATGCGCGCGGTGTTCTCAAGAAAGCGGGAGGGATCATCAACCTGGTGGATCTCTGGGCCATGTTCAACCGGGCGCGGggtggcgtcgagctcgtgAGCCCCATGGACTTTGAGAAGGCGGCCCAGATGTGGGAGTCGCTCAAGCTCCCTGTGCGGCTGCGCAAGTTCAAGAGCGGTGTCCTGGTCGTGCAAAGCAGCGAGCGCACGGATGAGACGACGATCAAGGCACTGGTCTCGTGGCTGGACGACCTCCACGAGTTCCCgccggagaaggagctggCGTGGGACTGGCGACAGTTTGGGCGCGGCGTCACGGCGCGGGATGCGGCCGAGCGGTTCGGCTGGAGCATcggcgtggccgaggaggagctggagatggcagaggagaggggggtgCTTTGTCGCGAGGACGGCATCGAGGGCCTCAAGTTCTGGAAGAACTACATCGACACGGGGGACGCGAAGCACCGTCGGCGCAGAAGGCATcacgaagaggacgaggtgGTCAAGGCGCTGCGGGAGAGCGGGCTCATGTGA
- a CDS encoding GANP/Nin1/mts3/eIF-3 p25 family protein, giving the protein MMPTSWPPAPPPGAAYGAPPANYAYPPNPAYTAVQARQSFGQYPPPPAPAYTTTPSSMVAPFDQTAPAPPVPPTRKVEWPPSVREYVQKSFLPSNMDPSVSRPDIEAKLKETISQHMENGTLESTDWENMPFPAALIKNERQSQLNSSMNIASPFASRYDNTPSANPKKRKSSDFTPDDKSSTVPWRTTNSNRSNALEDRITFASPDKRASLDEPLPKSSKFQKQMEKRQRRFDGGYKSSYRSPSPPPSDGPVVGTSETLEKRYLRLTAPPVPSQVRPERVLHKTMDLLKKKWKKEGNYSYICDQLKSMRQDLTVQRIKNDFTVSVYELHARIALEKGDLGEYNQCQTQLRTLYAKGLKGNPIEFKAYRILYFIHTANRTGLNDALADLTAAEKEERPIKHALEVRSALALGNYHKFFQLYLDTPNMGAYLMDMFVVRERLAALCNICKAYKPDVKLRFITEELGFESDVDAAQFILDYNGQHLLEERQEYIALLTGKAGVLFDSARSEAFRKVDIKGQI; this is encoded by the exons ATGATGCCCACCAGCTGGCCTCCGGCGCCACCTCCAGGCGCCGCTTACGGCGCTCCTCCTGCCAACTATGCTTACCCTCCCA ATCCAGCATACACCGCAGTCCAGGCTCGACAAAGTTTCGGCCAGTATCCTCCCCCACCCGCACCTGCCTAcaccacgacgccgtcgtccatggTTGCTCCCTTCGATCAGACCGCTCCGGCGCCTCCTGTGCCGCCTACGCGCAAGGTTGAATGGCCTCCTTCCGTGCGAGAATATGTCCAAAAGTCTTTCCTTCCTAGCAATATGGATCCGTCCGTATCTCGCCCCGACATTGAAGCCAAGTTGAAGGAAACCATTTCGCAACACATGGAAAACGGTACTCTCGAGTCCACCGACTGGGAGAATATGCCCTTCCCCGCCGCCCTGATCAAGAACGAGCGTCAATCCCAGCTCAACTCCTCCATGAACATTGCGTCTCCTTTTGCATCGCGATATGACAACACCCCGTCGGCCAACCCAAAGAAGCGGAAGTCGTCTGATTTTACCCCGGATGACAAGTCTTCTACCGTGCCTTGGCGTACTACTAACAGCAACCGATCCAACGCCTTGGAAGACCGCATCACCTTCGCCTCTCCCGACAAACGCGCCAGCCTCGACGAGCCTCTGCCCAAGTCAAGTAAGTTCCAGAAGCAGATGGAGAAGCGCCAACGTCGCTTCGACGGCGGCTACAAGTCGTCCTATCGCTCGCCCAGCCCTCCGCCCTCGGACGGTCCTGTTGTTGGCACCAGCGAGACGTTGGAGAAGCGCTACCTGCGCCTGACCGCTCCCCCCGTTCCTTCACAGGTGCGGCCAGAACGCGTCCTCCACAAGACGATGGATCTTCTTAAGAAGAagtggaagaaggagggcaaCTACTCTTACATCTGCGATCAGCTGAAGTCCATGCGCCAAGATTTGACTGTCCAACGGATCAAGAACGACTTCACAGTGTCCGTATACGAGCTTCACGCCCGCATCGCCTTGGAGAAAGGGGATCTCGGTGAGTATAATCAGTGCCAAACCCAGCTGCGTACCCTGTACGCCAAGGGACTGAAAGGGAACCCCATCGAGTTCAAGGCCTATCGCATTCTGTATTTCATTCATACCGCCAACCGTACCGGCCTCAATGATGCCTTGGCAGATCTAACCGCAgcagagaaggaggagcggCCCATCAAGCACGCGCTTGAGGTGCGTTCCGCTCTTGCCTTGGGAAACTACCACAAGTTCTTCCAGCTTTACCTCGACACTCCCAACATGGGAGCGTACCTCATGGACATGTTCGTCGTCCGTGAGCGCCTCGCTGCCCTGTGCAACATTTGCAAAGC GTACAAGCCGGACGTAAAGTTACGATTCATCACGGAGGAACTCGGCTTCGAGTCCGACGTCGATGCGGCTCAGTTCATTCTCGATTACAACGGCCAGCACCTCCTCGAGGAACGACAAGAGTACATTGCTCTGTTGACCGGCAAAGCCGGAGTGCTGTTCGACTCTGCGAGATCCGAGGCGTTCCGCAAGGTTGATATCAAAGGCCAAATATGA
- a CDS encoding Peptidase, with amino-acid sequence MVCFSSPLSVLAAVLALSGSALAQLEGTGLDRTNVTFPGPKTRYVVEFSEAGSAKFRKRDGTPDTEEFYEAVKLTNVTAVPALNFTSELFHGASFDVLNETAQSIEEIETLNVVKKVWPVGIVYAPKPEDTGKGPDVYKWDPHVLTRVNDAQKLGYDGSDVIIAVIDSGIDYTHPDLGGQFGAGFKVESGWDFVGDAYSVDEPNVLYPDDDPKDCLGHGTHVAGIIASGNKDLPGVAPNARLRAYKVFGCGDGVTLDVIGQAFLKAFEDGADIITASLGSDNGFTEDMVASIITKITEQGTFVSAAAGNSGIRGPFLTSNLANAYGSLTVGSVQHTQKPVYKVVAKSSSGASRDIYYVSDNQVQWDRSGTYKAYLPPVGRDWDVCWEWDVPAPAGGIPENDILVLPRGNSFVCPDMWQLMDSVLIGQVKWVFYYNYPNISYEHPERAVYRDDQPIGFAAINYEDGIWLEEQDEAGHSIEFEFEYNPAAAFAIDDGAAAINEFSSWGSTLNGRLKPEISAPGGRILSTYLTNSGSWAVFSGTSMATPYIAGVAALFYQSVGGRSRLCSNPAEVAHRRIVASGSSVNHWNGTAVPAALAQQGAGLVDALKVVTFDTSISPANINLNDTMFFAGKHTITVKNRGNTSVTYSIGHEAASTVRSREYGDAWISYDPILKTDEGLAGVKFSATELKVPAGGRASFDVEFTEPDDVEPGVLAMYGGSIHIVGSNGEAVKTTYFGIKGSLYDAEIWETHRGVPVFFGQGGYGDVFEDGREFVSPAMPDLYFNALWSTREMSFDIVTPDWQPSDWVYPPVAGKNKHVGFTIYFEPWLQSWIPFPVTYLTRAIGTFWLSISNELVGGATLAAGEYRILSRALRTYGKYEEAEDWQFRLSPIFKVVEPSA; translated from the exons GATACCGAAGAGTTCtacgaggccgtcaagctcACTAACGTCACGGCCGTGCCTGCGCTGAACTTCACCTCGGAGCTTTTCCACGGCGCATCGTTCGACGTGCTGAACGAGACCGCGCAGTCCATCGAGGAGATTGAGACCCTCAACGTAGTCAAGAAGGTGTGGCCCGTTGGCATCGTCTACGCGCCCAAGCCTGAAGACACCGGCAAAGGCCCCGACGTGTACAAATGGGACCCCCATGTCCTCACCCGAGTCAACGACGCCCAGAAGCTTGGCTACGACGGCAGCGATGTCATCATCGCCGTTATCGACAGCGGCATCGACTACACCCATcccgacctcggcggccagtTCGGCGCGGGCTTCAAGGTCGAGTCCGGCTGGGACTTTGTCGGGGACGCCTACAGCGTCGACGAGCCCAACGTGCTGtaccccgacgacgaccccaAGGActgcctcggccacggcACCCACGTggccggcatcatcgccagcGGCAACAAGGACCTGCCAGGCGTCGCGCCCAATGCGCGCCTCCGTGCCTACAAGGTCTTTGgctgcggcgacggcgtcacgCTCGACGTCATCGGTCAGGCCTTCCTCAAGGCGTttgaggacggcgccgacatcATCACCGCCTCGCTTGGCTCCGACAACGGCTTCACCGAAGACATGGTCGCCTCCATCATTACAAAGATCACCGAGCAGGGCACCTTCGTTTCGGCCGCCGCTGGCAACTCTGGCATCCGAG GACCGTTCCTGACGAGCAACCTCGCCAACGCCTATGGAAGTCTCACTGTCGGTAGCGTTCAACACACCCAGAAGCCCGTTTACAAGGTCGTGGCCAAGTCTAGCAGCGGCGCGTCACGCGATATC TACTATGTCAGTGATAATCAAGTTCAATGGGACAGGAGTGGAACATACAAGGCCTACCTCCCTCCCGTGGGCCGTGATTGGGATGTTTGCTGGGAATGGGACGTCCCCGCGCCGGCCGGAGGTATCCCCGAGAACGATATCCTGGTCCTCCC TCGAGGGAATTCTTTTGTTTGTCCCGACATGTGGCAGCTCATGGACTCGGTCTTGATCGGACAAGTCAAGTGGGTGTTCTACTACAATTACCCCAACATTAGCTACGAGCACCCGGAGCGTGCCGTATACCGTGATGACCAGCCCATTGGAT TCGCCGCGATCAACTACGAAGACGGCATCTggctcgaggagcaggatGAGGCTGGCCACAGCATCGAGTTTGAGTTCGAGTAcaaccccgccgccgctttTGCCATCGATGATGGGGCGGCTGCCATCAACGAGTTCAGCTCCTGGGGTTCGACGCTCAACGGTCGCTTGAAGCCCGAGATTTCCGCCCCTG GCGGTCGTATTTTGTCGACGTACCTGACCAACAGTGGCAGCTGGGCCGTCTTCTCCGGCACCAGTATGGCCACCCCTTAC ATCGCCGGCGTTGCCGCACTTTTCTACCAGTCGGTTGGTGGGCGGTCACGTCTTTGCAGCaacccggccgaggtcgcccaCCGCCGCATCGTGGCAAGCGGGTCGTCCGTCAACCACTGGAACGGGACGGCAGTCCCAGC TGCTCTCGCTCAGCAGGGTGCCGGCCTGGTCGACGCCCTCAAGGTCGTCACGTTCGACACCTCCATCTCCCCTGCCAACATCAACCTCAACGACACCATGTTCTTCGCGGGGAAGCACACGATCACGGTCAAGAATAGGGGCAACACGTCGGTGACGTACAGCATCGGGCACGAGGCCGCCAGCACCGTACGCTCCCGGGAGTACGGGGACGCGTGGATCTCCTATGACCCCATCCTCAAGACCGACGAAGGCTTGGCGGGCGTCAAGTTTTCCGCCACGGAGCTCAAGGTCCCGGCTGGGGGACGTGCGTCGTTCGATGTCGAGTTCACCGagcccgacgacgtcgagccgGGCGTGCTGGCCATGTACGGCGGCAGCATCCACATTGTTGGGTCGAACGGCGAGGCTGTAAAGACGACCTACTTCG GTATCAAGGGCTCGCTGTACGATGCCGAAATCTGGGAGACTCACCGCGGTGTCCCCGTCTTCTTCGGGCAGGGCGGCTACGGTGACGTGTTCGAGGACGGCAGAGAGTTTGTGTCGCCGGCCATGCCCGACCTGTACTTCAACGCCCTGTGGTCGACCAGAGAGATGAGCTTCGAT ATCGTCACCCCGGACTGGCAGCCCTCGGACTGGGTGTACCCACCCGTCGCCGGCAAGAACAAGCACGTCGGTTTCACCATATACTTTGAGCCGTGGTTGCAGTCGTGGATCCCCTTCCCCGTGACGTACCTGACGCGCGCCATCGGGACGTTCTGGCTCTCCATCAGCAACGAGCTCGTGGGCGGGGCGAcgctggccgccggcgagtaCCGGATCCTCAGCCGCGCGCTGAGGACGTACGGAAAGtacgaggaggcggaggactGGCAGTTTAGGCTGTCGCCCATCttcaaggtcgtcgagccTTCTGCTTAG
- a CDS encoding SH3 domain-containing protein, producing the protein MPHLLQALRRSIKGEKDNAKINIAPKSAVAIVPPKKVIRALYDYEAQSNQELSFSRGDFFHVIGRENDPDWYEACNPALPDARGLVPVAFFQALGRTERDSGQSDGGALPRPPTMSPTISKNPDHDSGYAEAAPPAGAMQSPPPTQRMSRSGSRSGAMVYGIVMYDFVAERADELEAKAGEAIIVIAQSNPEWFVAKPIGRLGGPGLIPVSFVEIRDMATDTAVGDASNAIKKAGIPKVEEWKKMAADYKNSSITLGKFDNGAAPQQGSIEQGMERMSIQQGGRTSSQNGNNYQQQQQQQQQQAAYQRNSQQTSQPSPYAKPASQLYAPISARIPRYCFAEDKYWFVIEAVLEDSRHWELSRYYEDFYDFQIALLTEFPAEAGNTGTQKRTLPYMPGPVNYVTDAITEGRLHNLDAYVKNLLAQPPYIARCALVKQFFAPREGDYEIDPSAPNEEYRLSGGSQPSSTDSPADAASRQSSKNNLNGNGYGGLSAAPQQRAMGQPGPNRQPSSSLSQSQPVTTPGISQGQIMKIKLYFNGDLIAIRVPTEIQFQQLYDKIVDRLKIPVGEEIQLFYKDEATGDKPNLMSDNDLDYALQRNEKLLLYVEQV; encoded by the exons ATGCCTCACCTTCTGCAGGCCCTCCGCCGGTCCATCAAGGGCGAAAAGGACAACGCCAAGATCAACATTGCCCCAAAGTCGGCTGTTGCCATTGTTCCTCCAAAGAAG GTTATTCGAGCCTTATACGACTATGAAGCGCAATCCAATCAGGAACTGAGCTTCTCTCGAGGCGATTTCTTCCACGTCATCGGCCGAGAAAACGATCCCGACTGGTACGAAGCATGCAATCCTGCTCTGCCCGATGCCCGTGGCCTCGTGCCCGTTGCCTTCTTCCAGGCACTGGGCCGCACCGAGAGAGACAGCGGTCAGTCCGACGGCGGTGCCCTGCCCCGGCCACCGACCATGTCTCCGACAATCTCCAAGAACCCCGATCACGATTCTGGCTACGCCGAGGCTGCGCCGCCTGCTGGTGCTATGCAATCGCCGCCCCCGACCCAACGCATGTCCCGTTCCGGCAGCAGATCTGGCGCCATGGTCTATGGCATCGTCATGTACGATTTTGTGGCAGAACGTGCCGACGAGttggaggccaaggccggcgaagccatcatcgtcattgCGCAATCCAACCCCGAATGGTTCGTCGCCAAGCCCATCGGTAGACTCGGCGGTCCCGGTCTGATCCCCGTATCTTTCGTCGAAATTCGCGACATGGCTACTGACACCGCCGTTGGTGATGCCTCAAATGCCATAAAAAAGGCGGGCATTCCAAAGGTTGAAGAGTggaagaagatggcggccGATTACAAGAACAGCAGCATTACCCTGGGCAAGTTCGACAACGGTGCTGCACCACAGCAAGGATCTATTGAGCAAGGCATGGAGCGCATGAGCATTCAACAAGGCGGACGCACAAGTTCACAGAACGGCAATAACTAC cagcagcaacagcagcaacaacaacaacaggcTGCCTATCAGCGTAACTCCCAACAGACCTCTCAACCCAGTCCATATGCCAAGCCAGCGTCGCAGCTGTATGCGCCTATTTCGGCACGCATTCCTAGATACTGCTTTGCCGAGGACAAGTATTGGTTCGTCATCGAGGCGGTTCTAGAGGATAGCCGTCACTGGGAACTGTCGAGATACTACGAAGACTTCTACGACTTCCAGATCGCTCTGCTCACGGAGTTCCCGGCCGAGGCAGGCAATACTGGAACCCAGAAGCGCACCCTCCCGTACATGCCTGGCCCCGTCAACTATGTCACAGACGCCATCACCGAGGGCCGTCTGCACAACCTGGATGCCTACGTCAAGAACCTTCTCGCGCAGCCACCCTACATCGCAAGATGCGCACTTGTCAAGCAGTTCTTCGCGCCTAGGGAGGGTGACTACGAAATCGACCCCAGCGCGCCCAATGAAGAGTACAGACTTTCTGGCGGTTCACAACCGTCATCAACCGACTCGCCGGCGGATGCGGCATCACGGCAGTCATCCAAGAATAACCTAAACGGCAACGGGTACGGCGGTCTCTCTGCTGCGCCTCAACAACGAGCCATGGGCCAACCAGGCCCGAACCGAcagccgtcgtcgtccctgTCCCAATCTCAACCCGTTACCACACCCGGCATCAGTCAAGGGCAAATCATGAAGATCAAACTTTACTTCAACGGTGATCTCATCGCCATCCGAGTTCCTACGGAAATACAATTCCAACAACTCTACGACAAGATTGTGGACAGGCTCAAAATCCCTGTCGGCGAAGAGATTCAACTCTTCTACAAGGACGAGGCCACTGGCGACAAGCCCAACTTGATGAGCGACAACGACCTTGACTATGCCTTGCAAAGAAACGAAAAGCTCCTGCTGTATGTGGAGCAAGTCTGA